A portion of the Clostridium gelidum genome contains these proteins:
- a CDS encoding GH36-type glycosyl hydrolase domain-containing protein, with amino-acid sequence MKNNNFYGVRKNVLRELADGFSCIRENYKYFSKLSKSGYKVLGACEWLLDNIYLIEKEYKGIKTEMPIDYFKGLPSSIGENNKEDKELIPRIFTIAKNYINNEDEISCDNFIMYINKIQEQGIQKYGIKDSSIKKQDTVEENSNINSENNKTVFTMGELWAFPLMLKIAIIINLSKYTQELVNIQKEVLNLKNIKNELEIDYDFNGGTKKYNLREELLEKHLGEYINSIRKIEGISWRRFFENTSLVEKVLKNDPENIYNLMDFASKDYYRHKLEKIARIIQINEISLANYVLELAKNSKDNKEESYKCHVGYYLIDDGISEIKGYNHSMRGVISEETYLSLNILGTIIISILLLFISILMGITYTKTEYIISLLIILIPINEIIMGLINWTVSKISEIRLIPKLNFSMGIPDENKTVVVIPAIVNSKEKVKELMDRLEVAYCGNKDKNLYFALLSDFCDSDHELEEKDAEIIKCGIECARSLNEKYCSDKFFFLSRKRLYNKKHNVYMAKERKRGKLMEFMALLRNSDDHTYDVFSSEIHELKNIKYLITLDEDTFMVRDSAFKLVGAMSHVLNIPYVKENKVVRGYGVMQPKVSISLESKNQTYFSKVFGGEEGVDGYSVAYSDTYQDLFGEGSFTGKGIINIDEFYSLLHNSIKDDKILSHDLLEGGIARCALVSDVEFIDGYPGSYESSSRRLHRWVRGDWQLIGWLFSKKLSFLYKWKIVDNLKRSLLAPNLLATLILSLTILNGRSQIAVLCFLGLIISLVFTITDFVVTPKNKLMGTFKSFEQILLIISFIPYQAFLMIDAITITLFRVCISKRNLLEWQSSDIVEKNHSNTFIGYLKRMWIGSVMGLLILYLSFYSSFVVITYNLIIGALWIASPYIAYSISIKLPDNKNILKNEEKTYLRKIARRIYGYYEDFVNEENNYLAPDNYQEKPFKGVAHRTSPTNIGMGLASNIVAYDLGYITILEFVDKVELILNSMKDLKKVNGHYLNWYNTKTKEPLWPRYVSTVDSGNLLSDLWVLKEAMEELKYNKVIRIKEIKALNDIYKIIEDEDSSAKLRFTSTFKIGEYLKVLNEISLKVEAFKNNKKISKSKQLDEVKDNDFKKEENKVNKNESKVNQDKNKLNEEANYWIYKLTYEVQKKIKSYNCILGGLEKLYSKEFFEGVPNIIELIHRCEDYKRKNGDNFDCTLGERIYTLKKYVDKIDKIIEDINIISEEMNFSFLYDKTRELFSIGYNVEEDSLGNSYYDLLASESRTASFVAIAKNDVSSAHWFKLSRAMTNAFHTHSLVSWSGTMFEYFMPSLIMKNYPRTLLSQTYRSVIKAQINFAKQKKTTWGISESAFYKFDAAQNYQYKAFGIPGLGLKSGLEDEIVISPYSTLMTLNFAKNAGIKNLKRLEKIGACGRYGFIEAIDYTKAREDKYIMTLPKGATQNEMLKKSPVDKYVEKTPIKGKSKDNFLSIENNYPQNVDKNEDNVDKHDKIVDSYDKNVDNIWNKNRDNNVDTVDNFKDNENIYENNLQDRDYEVLGKESEVLEKDVETSEENAEILNNTQKINKIMTYMVHHLGMSLMSLDNVLNDNILINRFHNLPEVKATELLLKERIPQNVTFERNEDFSLKNRYFEGETLIPRIFKNANADSPQLLLLSNGEYSSMITASGSGYSKKNDIMLYRWKGNSTSDDSGMFFYIKNLNSNDFWSSTFEPCKNYGDKYVAEFNLDKGKFSRKDGNIETVTEIVVSSEDSFEIRKLILNNLGDKGRSIEITSYMEITLATFGADAVHPAFSNLFVETEYDEKENILIGSRRGRVKDAKVPYIFHKIIADGKIAGSITYETSRINFIGRNRELKYPLAMDNDKALDNTVGTVLDPIMSLRARIRLEPHSQTEVFYITGICDSKEEILELCRENSAQSKLNKIFKDYSIIVQLELRKFQITSKEANIFQSIASEIFFLSNNRKNREEYIKNISKHQKDLWAYGISGDIPIIMAVIEKEKDIKLVFSMIKFHYYLKLKGVKLDLIIYNNEEISYDEPIQKKIMEAIKFESGGETLNQAGGIFIHNKATMDLEVKDLLIGISRVYVDGQNNLNSYIDSNSPVDLKNSLASNITMENNNEIKYEEYDQDIDVLNSDDLRLGTGETKEIDDQLKYNGIKEHLEKSVNKEDDYNVENAFEDFNAENVYEDFNAENLDFFNGYGGFSKEDKSYIIKLSNYKNTPAPWINVISNEDFGFHISESGAGYTWCGNSRENKITPWSNDYIRDPLGEALYIKDNISGNYFSISPKPVRDDGDYLIKHSFGYSEFKHTAYDLKGKLEIFAPIGEKLKIQRVTLVNLSDEDRNISLFYYAKLVLGVYEYDSSRYISTYISGELSQNEKKTSYNSGFIGGSNPYSEYFGKLNAYLTILGGENLSFTGDNKEFLGIGGEISKPEGVKHNNLSNCSGAIYDPCLAATTSVKLRKGESKELVILFGQEERENIEKTINKYKTYKNVEVELDKVKQYWSHFLGNIQVKTPDKSLDYLLNGWLLYQTLSCRYLSRSAFYQSGGAYGFRDQLQDSLALGVVKPEMTKAQILRSASRQYVEGDVQHWWHPVVNSGIRTRFSDDLLWLPYVTAEYINSTGDYEILNKSEPYLEDEPLREGEDERYTIVNQSSKEGTIYEHCLKAIEKSLKFGAHNIPLMGSGDWNDGMSTVGNEGKGESVWLGWFLYSILNSFIEIAEVQNDEETKNHYEERKEFIRENLEKNAWDGGWYRRAYFDDGTPLGSREDPECQIDSLAQSWSIISGAFEKNTKIEAKTDGSAMNVYGEERAVDAYEMTTYIDARARAIEAMEAVDRNLVKKDKGMILLLSPPFSNSALEPGYIKGYVPGVRENGGQYTHAAVWVILALTKLGLGDKATKYFNMINPINHAKTELECMTYKVEPYVMAADVYIKEPHSGRGGWSWYTGASGWMYRVGIEDILGLKKVKNKGYIINPCVPKDWNEFEIKITNEKEDYDIRVSRLEKEDIKLKFNKEDINIYNDSMDNSKTLTSKSEQQNIHGNEMQVVINGVNIKDKIIPRDAGKLNIEVYLK; translated from the coding sequence TTGAAAAACAATAACTTTTATGGAGTAAGGAAAAATGTTTTAAGAGAGCTTGCAGATGGATTTTCTTGCATCCGTGAAAACTACAAGTATTTTAGTAAGCTGTCTAAAAGTGGTTATAAAGTACTTGGAGCATGCGAATGGCTTCTTGATAATATATATTTGATTGAAAAAGAGTATAAAGGAATAAAAACAGAAATGCCCATAGATTATTTTAAGGGGTTACCTTCTTCTATAGGAGAAAATAATAAAGAAGATAAAGAATTAATTCCACGTATTTTTACAATTGCTAAGAATTATATAAATAATGAAGATGAAATTAGTTGTGATAACTTTATTATGTACATAAATAAAATTCAAGAACAAGGTATTCAAAAATATGGTATTAAAGACAGCAGCATTAAAAAACAGGATACTGTAGAAGAGAATTCAAATATAAACTCAGAAAATAATAAAACTGTTTTTACTATGGGGGAGCTTTGGGCTTTTCCACTTATGCTTAAAATAGCTATTATTATAAATTTATCAAAATACACACAGGAACTTGTTAATATTCAAAAAGAAGTTTTAAATTTAAAGAATATAAAAAATGAATTAGAAATAGATTATGATTTTAATGGCGGCACCAAAAAATATAACTTAAGAGAAGAGCTTTTAGAAAAACATCTTGGTGAATATATAAATTCAATTAGAAAAATTGAAGGGATAAGTTGGCGTAGATTTTTTGAAAATACTTCTTTAGTTGAAAAGGTTTTGAAAAATGATCCTGAAAATATTTATAACTTAATGGATTTTGCATCTAAAGATTATTATAGGCATAAGCTTGAAAAAATAGCTAGAATTATTCAAATAAATGAAATTAGTTTAGCAAATTATGTTTTAGAACTTGCTAAAAATAGCAAAGATAATAAGGAAGAAAGTTATAAGTGCCATGTGGGTTATTATTTAATTGATGATGGAATAAGTGAAATAAAAGGATATAATCATAGTATGAGAGGTGTGATTTCAGAAGAAACATATTTAAGTCTTAATATTCTAGGAACAATTATAATAAGCATACTTCTTTTATTTATAAGTATCTTAATGGGAATAACATATACTAAAACTGAATATATAATTTCATTATTAATTATTTTAATTCCCATAAATGAAATAATAATGGGTCTTATTAATTGGACGGTAAGTAAAATTTCGGAAATTAGATTAATTCCAAAATTAAATTTTAGTATGGGAATTCCAGATGAAAATAAAACAGTAGTTGTAATTCCGGCTATCGTGAATTCTAAAGAAAAAGTTAAAGAACTTATGGATAGATTAGAAGTTGCTTATTGTGGAAATAAAGATAAAAACTTATATTTTGCGCTACTTAGTGATTTTTGTGATTCTGATCATGAGCTTGAAGAAAAGGATGCTGAAATAATTAAATGTGGAATTGAATGTGCCAGAAGTTTAAATGAGAAATATTGTAGTGATAAGTTTTTCTTTTTAAGCAGGAAAAGACTTTATAATAAAAAACATAATGTTTATATGGCCAAGGAAAGAAAACGTGGAAAGCTTATGGAGTTTATGGCTTTACTTAGAAATAGTGATGATCATACTTATGATGTTTTTAGTTCAGAAATTCATGAACTTAAAAATATTAAATATCTCATTACATTAGATGAAGATACTTTTATGGTGAGGGATAGTGCTTTTAAACTTGTAGGTGCTATGAGTCATGTTCTTAATATTCCATATGTGAAAGAAAATAAAGTTGTTAGAGGTTATGGAGTAATGCAACCTAAAGTAAGTATAAGTTTAGAAAGTAAAAATCAGACTTATTTTTCTAAGGTTTTTGGGGGAGAAGAAGGTGTTGATGGATATTCAGTAGCTTATTCTGATACTTATCAAGATTTATTTGGCGAAGGATCTTTTACTGGGAAAGGAATAATTAACATAGATGAGTTTTATTCCTTATTACATAATTCTATAAAGGATGATAAAATACTTAGCCATGATCTTCTAGAAGGCGGAATTGCAAGATGTGCCTTGGTAAGTGATGTAGAATTTATTGATGGTTATCCAGGATCTTATGAATCTAGTTCACGACGCTTACATAGATGGGTTAGAGGAGATTGGCAGTTAATAGGGTGGCTATTTTCTAAAAAATTAAGTTTCTTATATAAATGGAAGATAGTTGATAATTTAAAAAGAAGTTTATTAGCTCCTAACTTACTTGCTACTCTTATTCTGTCATTGACTATTTTAAATGGAAGAAGTCAAATTGCAGTACTTTGCTTTTTAGGGCTTATTATTTCATTAGTATTTACAATAACAGATTTTGTTGTAACACCTAAAAATAAATTAATGGGGACCTTCAAAAGTTTTGAACAAATATTATTAATAATAAGTTTTATTCCTTATCAAGCCTTTTTAATGATTGATGCTATAACTATAACGTTATTTCGAGTGTGTATTTCTAAGAGGAATCTTTTAGAATGGCAGTCTTCAGATATTGTAGAAAAGAATCATAGCAATACTTTTATTGGTTATTTAAAAAGAATGTGGATTGGGTCAGTAATGGGATTATTGATACTTTATTTATCCTTTTACAGTTCTTTTGTAGTTATTACTTATAATTTAATTATTGGAGCACTTTGGATAGCTAGCCCATATATAGCTTATAGTATAAGTATTAAGCTTCCAGATAATAAGAATATTTTAAAAAATGAAGAAAAAACTTATTTAAGAAAGATAGCTAGACGAATATATGGTTATTATGAAGACTTTGTTAATGAAGAAAATAATTATTTAGCTCCAGATAATTATCAAGAAAAACCATTTAAAGGCGTTGCGCATAGAACTTCTCCAACTAATATAGGCATGGGACTTGCTTCAAATATTGTTGCATATGATTTAGGATATATAACTATACTTGAATTTGTTGATAAGGTGGAGCTTATATTAAACAGTATGAAAGACTTAAAAAAAGTAAATGGTCATTATTTAAATTGGTATAACACAAAAACAAAAGAACCACTATGGCCAAGATATGTGTCAACAGTTGATAGTGGAAATCTTTTAAGCGACTTGTGGGTATTAAAAGAAGCTATGGAGGAACTTAAATATAATAAAGTAATAAGGATAAAAGAAATTAAAGCATTAAATGACATTTATAAGATAATTGAAGATGAAGATTCATCTGCTAAACTTAGATTTACCTCAACTTTTAAAATAGGAGAATATCTTAAAGTTTTAAATGAAATTTCACTGAAAGTTGAGGCATTTAAAAATAATAAAAAAATAAGTAAATCAAAGCAGTTAGATGAGGTCAAAGATAATGATTTTAAGAAAGAAGAAAACAAAGTCAATAAAAATGAAAGCAAGGTAAATCAAGATAAAAATAAATTAAACGAAGAGGCAAATTATTGGATTTATAAGCTTACATATGAAGTTCAGAAAAAAATTAAATCTTATAATTGTATTTTAGGCGGTTTAGAGAAGTTATACAGTAAAGAATTTTTTGAGGGAGTTCCAAACATTATAGAATTAATCCACAGGTGCGAAGATTACAAAAGAAAAAATGGGGATAACTTTGATTGCACATTAGGAGAAAGAATTTATACTTTAAAAAAATATGTGGATAAAATAGATAAAATAATTGAAGATATTAATATAATTTCAGAAGAAATGAATTTTAGTTTTCTTTATGATAAAACTAGAGAGTTATTTTCTATTGGATACAATGTAGAAGAAGATTCTCTTGGAAATTCATATTATGATTTATTGGCATCGGAATCTAGAACAGCATCATTTGTTGCTATAGCTAAGAATGATGTATCTTCTGCCCATTGGTTTAAATTAAGCAGGGCAATGACTAATGCTTTTCATACTCATTCTCTTGTATCTTGGAGTGGAACTATGTTTGAGTATTTTATGCCTTCATTAATAATGAAAAATTATCCTAGAACCTTACTTAGTCAAACTTATAGATCCGTAATAAAAGCTCAAATAAATTTTGCAAAACAAAAGAAAACAACCTGGGGAATATCAGAATCTGCATTTTATAAATTTGATGCAGCACAAAATTATCAATATAAAGCATTTGGTATACCTGGTCTTGGATTAAAGAGCGGTCTTGAAGATGAAATAGTAATATCACCTTATTCAACTTTAATGACACTTAATTTTGCAAAGAATGCTGGAATTAAAAATCTAAAAAGACTTGAAAAAATAGGTGCATGCGGGAGATATGGATTTATTGAAGCTATAGATTATACTAAAGCTAGAGAAGATAAATATATAATGACACTTCCTAAAGGCGCAACACAAAATGAAATGTTAAAAAAATCACCTGTGGATAAGTATGTGGAGAAAACACCTATAAAAGGAAAAAGTAAGGATAATTTTTTATCAATTGAAAATAATTATCCACAAAATGTGGATAAAAACGAAGATAATGTGGATAAGCACGATAAAATCGTGGATAGTTATGATAAAAACGTGGATAATATATGGAATAAAAATAGAGATAATAATGTGGATACTGTGGATAACTTTAAGGATAATGAAAATATATATGAAAATAATTTACAGGATAGGGATTATGAAGTCTTAGGAAAAGAGTCTGAAGTATTAGAAAAAGATGTTGAAACATCTGAGGAAAATGCTGAAATTTTGAATAATACACAAAAAATTAATAAAATCATGACTTATATGGTTCATCATCTAGGCATGTCTCTTATGTCTTTAGATAATGTCTTGAATGACAATATTTTGATTAATAGATTTCATAATTTGCCAGAAGTTAAAGCAACAGAGCTTCTGCTTAAGGAGAGAATTCCACAAAATGTAACCTTTGAAAGAAATGAAGATTTTTCTTTAAAGAATAGGTATTTTGAGGGAGAAACCTTAATTCCAAGAATATTTAAAAACGCAAATGCAGATAGTCCACAGCTTTTATTATTAAGTAATGGTGAATATTCATCTATGATTACAGCCAGTGGAAGTGGATATTCTAAGAAAAATGATATTATGCTTTATAGATGGAAGGGGAATTCTACAAGTGATGATAGTGGAATGTTCTTTTATATAAAGAATTTAAATTCTAATGATTTTTGGAGTTCAACCTTTGAACCTTGCAAAAATTATGGTGATAAATATGTAGCAGAATTTAATTTGGATAAAGGTAAGTTTAGTAGAAAGGATGGAAATATTGAAACTGTAACAGAAATTGTAGTTTCTTCAGAAGACAGTTTTGAAATTAGAAAGTTAATTTTAAATAATTTAGGAGACAAAGGCCGAAGTATTGAAATAACAAGTTATATGGAAATAACATTAGCTACTTTTGGAGCGGATGCAGTACATCCTGCTTTTTCTAATTTATTTGTTGAAACCGAATATGATGAAAAAGAAAACATTCTTATAGGAAGTAGACGAGGAAGAGTTAAAGATGCAAAAGTCCCATATATATTTCATAAGATAATAGCAGATGGAAAGATTGCGGGTAGTATTACATATGAAACTTCTAGAATAAACTTTATAGGCAGAAATAGAGAGTTAAAATATCCACTAGCTATGGATAATGATAAAGCTTTGGATAATACAGTAGGGACAGTTTTAGATCCTATAATGAGTTTAAGAGCTAGAATTAGATTAGAGCCCCATTCACAAACGGAAGTTTTCTATATAACAGGAATATGTGATTCTAAGGAAGAAATTTTAGAATTATGTAGAGAAAATAGTGCCCAAAGTAAGCTAAACAAAATATTCAAAGATTATAGCATAATAGTGCAGCTTGAACTTAGAAAATTTCAAATAACGAGTAAAGAGGCAAATATATTTCAAAGTATTGCTAGTGAAATATTCTTTTTAAGTAACAACAGAAAAAACAGAGAAGAATATATTAAAAATATATCAAAACACCAAAAGGATTTGTGGGCTTATGGAATTTCAGGAGATATCCCTATTATAATGGCAGTGATTGAAAAAGAAAAAGACATAAAATTAGTATTCTCTATGATAAAATTCCATTATTATCTAAAGCTCAAAGGCGTTAAATTAGATTTGATTATATATAATAATGAAGAGATTTCTTATGATGAACCGATCCAAAAGAAAATAATGGAAGCCATAAAATTCGAAAGTGGAGGAGAAACCTTAAACCAAGCAGGCGGAATATTTATTCACAATAAAGCAACTATGGACCTTGAAGTTAAAGACTTATTAATAGGTATTTCAAGGGTTTATGTAGATGGTCAGAACAATCTAAATTCCTATATAGATTCAAACTCGCCTGTGGATTTAAAGAATAGTTTAGCCTCAAATATAACCATGGAAAACAATAATGAAATAAAATATGAAGAATATGATCAGGATATTGATGTATTAAATAGTGATGATTTACGTCTAGGAACGGGGGAAACAAAAGAAATAGACGATCAACTTAAGTATAATGGAATAAAAGAACATTTAGAGAAAAGTGTTAATAAAGAAGATGATTACAATGTAGAAAATGCTTTTGAAGACTTCAATGCAGAAAATGTTTATGAGGATTTTAATGCAGAAAATCTAGATTTCTTTAATGGCTATGGTGGTTTTAGCAAAGAAGATAAGAGCTATATAATTAAATTATCTAATTATAAGAATACTCCAGCTCCTTGGATTAATGTTATTTCTAATGAAGATTTTGGATTTCATATATCTGAGTCAGGTGCAGGATATACTTGGTGTGGAAATTCTAGAGAAAATAAAATAACACCTTGGAGTAACGATTATATTAGAGATCCTTTAGGTGAAGCTCTTTATATTAAAGATAATATTTCAGGAAACTATTTTTCAATATCACCAAAACCAGTTAGAGATGATGGAGATTATTTAATAAAACATAGTTTTGGATATTCAGAATTCAAGCATACTGCGTATGATTTAAAAGGAAAACTTGAGATTTTTGCACCTATTGGTGAAAAATTAAAAATTCAAAGAGTTACTTTAGTAAACTTAAGTGATGAAGATAGAAATATTTCATTGTTTTATTATGCAAAGCTTGTCTTGGGTGTTTATGAATACGATAGTTCAAGATATATTTCTACATATATAAGTGGTGAATTATCTCAAAATGAAAAAAAGACTTCATATAATAGTGGGTTTATAGGAGGAAGTAATCCTTATAGTGAGTACTTTGGTAAATTAAATGCTTATTTAACTATTTTAGGCGGAGAAAATTTAAGTTTTACTGGAGATAATAAAGAATTTTTAGGTATTGGTGGTGAGATTTCTAAGCCAGAAGGTGTGAAACACAATAATTTAAGTAACTGTTCAGGTGCAATTTATGATCCTTGTTTAGCAGCTACAACAAGTGTTAAATTAAGAAAAGGAGAATCGAAGGAATTAGTTATTTTATTTGGGCAAGAAGAAAGGGAAAATATAGAGAAAACAATAAATAAATACAAGACTTATAAGAATGTAGAAGTGGAGTTAGATAAGGTAAAACAATATTGGAGTCATTTCCTAGGAAATATACAAGTTAAGACACCTGACAAATCTTTAGATTATCTTTTAAATGGATGGCTTTTGTATCAAACCTTGAGTTGTAGATATTTAAGTCGAAGTGCATTTTATCAAAGTGGTGGAGCTTACGGATTTAGAGATCAACTTCAAGATTCTTTAGCACTTGGAGTAGTGAAACCTGAAATGACAAAGGCACAAATCTTAAGAAGTGCTTCAAGACAATATGTAGAAGGTGATGTACAGCATTGGTGGCACCCAGTTGTAAATTCTGGTATAAGGACTAGGTTTAGTGATGATCTATTATGGTTACCTTATGTAACAGCAGAATATATTAATTCTACAGGAGATTATGAAATTTTAAATAAAAGTGAACCTTATTTAGAAGATGAGCCTTTAAGAGAAGGGGAAGATGAAAGATATACTATAGTAAATCAATCTTCAAAGGAAGGTACTATATATGAACATTGCTTGAAAGCTATAGAAAAATCCTTGAAATTTGGTGCTCATAATATTCCTTTAATGGGTAGTGGAGATTGGAACGATGGAATGAGTACTGTTGGAAATGAAGGAAAAGGAGAAAGTGTATGGCTTGGATGGTTCTTATATTCAATTTTAAATAGCTTTATTGAAATTGCTGAAGTGCAAAATGATGAAGAAACAAAAAATCATTATGAAGAAAGAAAAGAATTCATAAGAGAGAATTTAGAGAAAAATGCATGGGATGGTGGCTGGTATAGAAGAGCATATTTTGACGATGGTACACCACTTGGCTCGAGAGAAGATCCAGAATGTCAAATTGATTCACTAGCTCAAAGCTGGTCCATAATTTCAGGCGCATTTGAAAAAAACACTAAAATTGAAGCTAAAACAGATGGAAGTGCAATGAATGTGTATGGAGAAGAAAGAGCAGTAGATGCTTATGAAATGACAACATACATAGATGCAAGAGCAAGGGCAATTGAAGCTATGGAAGCTGTAGATAGAAATCTTGTTAAAAAAGATAAGGGGATGATATTGTTACTTTCACCCCCATTTAGTAATTCTGCATTAGAGCCAGGATATATAAAAGGATATGTACCAGGAGTAAGAGAAAATGGAGGACAATATACTCATGCAGCAGTTTGGGTTATATTGGCTTTAACAAAGCTTGGACTTGGTGATAAAGCAACCAAATATTTCAATATGATAAATCCAATAAATCATGCAAAAACAGAATTAGAATGTATGACTTATAAAGTAGAACCTTATGTAATGGCAGCGGATGTGTACATAAAAGAACCACATTCTGGACGTGGAGGCTGGAGCTGGTATACTGGAGCATCGGGATGGATGTATAGAGTTGGAATTGAAGATATTTTAGGTCTTAAAAAAGTCAAAAACAAAGGATATATTATAAATCCTTGCGTGCCAAAAGATTGGAACGAATTTGAAATAAAGATCACAAATGAAAAAGAAGATTATGATATAAGGGTATCTAGATTAGAAAAAGAAGACATTAAACTGAAGTTTAATAAAGAAGATATAAATATATACAATGACTCTATGGATAACTCTAAAACTTTGACATCAAAATCAGAGCAGCAGAACATACATGGAAATGAAATGCAAGTAGTTATAAATGGAGTGAATATTAAAGACAAAATAATTCCAAGAGATGCAGGAAAACTTAATATTGAAGTATATCTAAAGTAA
- a CDS encoding MBL fold metallo-hydrolase gives MQNIKKVLVIVSMIFVLSMSFMGTNAKAENKVDKQNTITTTSENTTGTQNNESNKSSSKKDTGANSPSAGKVGQNQDSSIVKNEGTTVIETFPLWKTMDGKLYYVTKDGILEKTGWFKEKDENPGVNNDYEYYLDKNHAATIGWNKIEGSWYYFNEAGIEQTGWKLINYNWYHLNKDGIMETGWIEDEGKKYYLNDDGVKALEKKYIEDKWYFFGDTGILQTGIYSYKGKYYYSTKEGVMGANEWINTKSDKYYVKADSTLATGDAIIDNVMDKFDSSGRYIGPTQIKDYLFIKYLKVGNADCEFIKLPSGETVLIDTGEAKTSQEVADFLKGQDLKQEDGKGVIDYIVITHGHSDHIGGLASILDKFKVKKVYMPDIAIMKDWYSDVKVTSKNEASVEMLKLDYKIYQDAVQAMEDKDIKFTNTKKGEFIDKGKILQFVQADKGFGPIGSDAVTADYWSINESSALVYLNYGDLQAFFAADMEWNSEKDFWVNDLLNGRDVDVLKVPHHGNDTSSTVDFIRYLKPDIGIISRAEENVQKNVAYSNLTSNGVSIYETSSKDGISIYATPENWTVSQ, from the coding sequence ATGCAAAATATAAAAAAGGTGTTAGTCATAGTTTCAATGATTTTCGTATTAAGTATGTCGTTTATGGGAACCAATGCAAAAGCAGAGAATAAAGTGGACAAGCAAAATACTATAACTACAACAAGTGAAAACACAACAGGTACCCAAAATAATGAAAGTAATAAATCATCTAGTAAAAAAGACACAGGAGCAAACAGTCCAAGCGCGGGGAAGGTTGGACAAAATCAAGATTCATCAATAGTTAAAAATGAGGGAACAACAGTTATAGAAACTTTTCCATTATGGAAAACTATGGATGGAAAGTTGTATTATGTTACTAAAGATGGAATACTAGAAAAAACGGGATGGTTCAAGGAAAAAGATGAGAATCCTGGTGTTAACAATGATTATGAGTATTATTTAGATAAAAATCATGCAGCAACAATTGGCTGGAATAAAATTGAAGGTTCATGGTATTATTTCAATGAAGCTGGAATTGAGCAAACTGGTTGGAAGCTAATTAATTATAATTGGTATCATTTAAATAAAGATGGAATAATGGAAACTGGTTGGATTGAAGATGAAGGAAAAAAATATTACTTAAATGATGACGGTGTAAAGGCTCTAGAAAAGAAATACATAGAAGATAAATGGTATTTTTTTGGAGATACTGGAATTCTTCAAACTGGAATATACAGTTACAAAGGGAAATATTATTATTCCACTAAAGAGGGAGTAATGGGAGCAAATGAATGGATAAATACTAAATCTGATAAGTATTATGTTAAAGCAGATAGTACTCTTGCAACTGGAGATGCAATTATAGATAATGTAATGGATAAATTTGATTCTAGTGGAAGATACATAGGGCCTACACAAATTAAAGATTATTTATTTATAAAATATTTAAAGGTTGGAAATGCAGATTGTGAATTCATAAAGCTTCCAAGTGGAGAAACTGTACTCATTGATACTGGAGAAGCAAAAACTTCACAAGAAGTAGCTGATTTTTTAAAGGGGCAAGACCTTAAACAGGAAGATGGGAAAGGAGTAATTGACTATATTGTAATTACTCATGGACATTCTGACCATATTGGTGGACTAGCTTCTATTTTGGATAAATTTAAAGTTAAGAAAGTTTATATGCCTGATATTGCAATAATGAAAGATTGGTATTCAGATGTAAAGGTAACAAGCAAAAATGAGGCAAGTGTTGAGATGCTGAAATTGGACTATAAAATATACCAAGATGCAGTACAAGCAATGGAAGATAAAGATATAAAATTCACTAATACAAAGAAAGGTGAATTTATAGATAAAGGTAAAATATTACAATTTGTACAAGCAGACAAAGGTTTTGGGCCAATAGGTTCTGATGCAGTTACAGCAGATTATTGGAGTATTAATGAAAGCTCAGCATTAGTATATTTAAATTATGGAGATTTACAAGCTTTCTTTGCTGCTGATATGGAATGGAATTCGGAAAAAGATTTCTGGGTAAATGATTTATTAAATGGAAGAGATGTTGATGTATTAAAGGTACCACATCATGGGAATGATACATCATCAACTGTAGACTTTATTAGATATTTAAAACCAGATATAGGAATAATAAGCAGAGCAGAAGAAAATGTTCAAAAAAATGTTGCTTATAGCAATTTAACTTCAAATGGAGTTAGTATATATGAAACAAGTTCAAAAGATGGAATTTCAATATATGCAACACCAGAAAATTGGACAGTTTCCCAATAG